The following proteins are encoded in a genomic region of Nomascus leucogenys isolate Asia chromosome 17, Asia_NLE_v1, whole genome shotgun sequence:
- the NT5C3A gene encoding cytosolic 5'-nucleotidase 3A isoform X2 — MTNQESAVHVKMMPEFQKSSVRIKNPTRVEEIICGLIKGGAAKLQIITDFDMTLSRFSYKGKRCPTCHNIIDNCKLVTDECRKKLLQLKEKYYAIEVDPVLTVEEKYPYMVEWYTKSHGLLVQQALPKAKLKEIVAESDVMLKEGYENFFDKLQQHSIPVFIFSAGIGDVLEEVIRQAGVYHPNVKVVSNFMDFDETGVLKGFKGELIHVFNKHDGALRNTEYFNQLKDNSNIILLGDSQGDLRMADGVANVEHILKIGYLNDRVDELLEKYMDSYDIVLVQDESLEVANSILQKIL; from the exons atGCCAGAATTCCAGAAAAGTTCAGTTCGAATCAAGAACCCTACAAGAGTAGAAGAAATTATCTGTGGTCTTATCAAAGGAGGAGCTGCCAAACTTCAG ATAATAACGGACTTTGATATGACACTCAGTAGATTTTCATACAAAgggaaaagatgcccaacatgTCATA ATATCATTGACAACTGTAAGCTGGTTACAGATGAATGTAGAAAAAAG TTATTGCAACTAAAGGAAAAGTATTACGCTATTGAAGTTGATCCTGTTCTTACTGTAGAAGAGAAATACCCTTATATGGTGGAATG GTATACTAAATCACATGGTTTGCTTGTTCAACAAGCTTTACCAAAAGCTAAACTTAAAGAAATTGTGGCAGAATCTGACGTTATGCTCAA AGAAGGATATGAGAATTTCTTTGATAAGCTCCAACAACATAGTATCCCTGTGTTCATATTTTCGGCTGGAATCGGCGATGTACTAGAGGAGGTTATTCGTCAAGCTGGTGTTTATCATCCAAATGTCAAAGTTGTGTCCAATTTTATGGATTTTGATGAAACT ggCGTGCTCAAAGGATTTAAAGGAGAACTAATTCATGTATTTAACAAACATGATGGTGCCTTGAGGAATACAGAATATTTCAATCAACTAAAAGACAATAGTAACATAATTCTTCTGGGAGACTCCCAAGGAGACTTAAGAATGGCAGATGGAGTGGCCAATGTTGAGCACATTCTGAAAATTGGATACCTAAATGATAGA GTGGATGAGCTTTTAGAAAAGTACATGGACTCTTATGATATTGTTTTAGTACAAGATGAATCATTAGAAGTAGCTAACTCTATTTTACAGAAGATTCTATAA